The following are encoded together in the Phaseolus vulgaris cultivar G19833 chromosome 9, P. vulgaris v2.0, whole genome shotgun sequence genome:
- the LOC137820688 gene encoding pentatricopeptide repeat-containing protein At2g18940, chloroplastic — protein sequence MEGTLFPNRPVLPAPAPAPKSTQQPSKFKPTFLPPQSPPPPPPSFQLDSLLQHLQHLSSVPITTPTLTLVPLSEDNSIHFNNSLHSKHPSLASGPVVDQDRVHDAKFGFLSDKGKLLLNSIVGSPLHELNGFFNSVEFELLEVDFLSLLKALDLSGNWERALLLFEWGWLHFGSEQNLRLDNQVVELMIRILGRESQHTIASKLFDLIPVEQYSLDVRAYTTVLHAYARTGKHKRAIELFEKMNEFGLGPTLVTYNVMLDVYGKMGRSWSRILELLDEMRSKGLEFDEFTCSTVISACGREGMLDEARKFFAELKLKGYKPGTVTYNSMLQVFGKAGVYTEALSILKEMEDNNCPADSVTYNELAATYVRAGFLDQGKAVIDTMTSKGVMPNAITYTTVIDAYGKAGREDEALRLFSQMKDLGCAPNVYTYNSVLAMLGKKSRTEDVIKVLSEMKLSGCAPNRATWNTMLAVCSEEGKHSYVNRVLREMKNCGFEPDKDTFNTLISAYARCGSEVDSAKMYGEMIKAGFTPCVTTYNSLLNALARLGNWKAAESVIIDMRSKGFKPNETSYSLLLHCYSKAGNVKGIEAIEKEIYEGHVFPSWILLRTLVLSNHKCRHVKGMERAFDQLQKYGYKPDLVVINSMLSMFSRNKMFSKAHEMMHFIHENGLQPNLFTYNCLMDLYVREDECWKAEEILKGIQNSGPEPDAVSYNTVIKGFCRKGLMQEAIRVLSEMTTKGIQPTVVSYNTFLSGYAGMQLFDEAIEVIRFMIEHNCRPNELTYKIVVDGYCKAGKHEQAMDFVSKIKEIDISFDDRSVKRLDSCIRERMGSVL from the coding sequence ATGGAGGGTACCCTCTTCCCCAATCGCCCAGTTTTACCTGCTCCTGCACCTGCACCAAAATCAACCCAGCAACCTTCAAAATTCAAGCCAACTTTTTTACCTCCACAATCTCCACCACCACCTCCTCCTTCTTTCCAATTGGATTCCCTTCTCCAACATCTTCAGCATCTCTCTTCAGTTCCCATCACCACTCCCACGCTCACCCTTGTGCCTCTTTCTGAGGATAACAGCATCCATTTTAACAACTCCCTTCATTCAAAGCACCCCTCTTTAGCTTCTGGCCCCGTAGTTGACCAGGACCGGGTTCATGATGCAAAGTTTGGATTTTTATCCGACAAGGGTAAGTTGCTGCTCAATTCAATTGTTGGGTCACCTTTGCATGAATTGAATGGTTTTTTCAACTCTGTTGAGTTTGAATTGCTTGAGGTTGATTTTCTCAGCCTGTTGAAAGCTTTGGACCTTTCTGGAAACTGGGAGAGGGCTCTTTTGCTGTTTGAATGGGGTTGGTTGCATTTTGGGAGTGAGCAAAATTTGAGGTTGGACAATCAGGTTGTTGAATTGATGATTCGGATATTGGGGCGAGAGTCACAGCATACTATTGCGTCCAAGTTGTTTGATTTAATTCCTGTTGAGCAATACTCACTTGATGTCCGGGCTTACACCACTGTTCTTCATGCTTATGCTCGCACTGGCAAGCATAAACGTGCTATTGAGTTGTTTGAAAAGATGAATGAGTTCGGTCTCGGTCCAACTTTGGTCACTTACAATGTTATGCTTGATGTTTATGGCAAAATGGGTCGTTCTTGGAGTAGAATCTTGGAGTTGTTGGATGAGATGAGGAGTAAAGGGCTTGAGTTTGATGAGTTTACCTGCAGCACTGTGATTTCTGCTTGTGGGAGAGAGGGTATGCTAGATGAAGCTAGGAAGTTTTTCGCTGAATTGAAATTGAAGGGCTATAAACCAGGAACTGTTACGTATAATTCTATGCTGCaggtttttggaaaggctggagTATACACTGAGGCTTTGAGCATCTTGAAAGAAATGGAGGATAATAACTGCCCTGCTGATTCTGTCACCTACAATGAGCTCGCGGCAACATATGTAAGAGCTGGGTTTCTCGACCAAGGGAAGGCTGTGATAGATACAATGACAAGCAAGGGGGTAATGCCAAATGCTATTACTTATACAACTGTAATAGATGCTTATGGTAAGGCTGGAAGGGAGGATGAGGCTTTAAGGTTGTTCAGCcagatgaaggatttgggttGTGCTCCCAATGTATACACTTACAACTCTGTTCTTGCCATGCTAGGCAAGAAGTCAAGAACAGAAGATGTTATTAAGGTTCTCTCTGAGATGAAATTGAGTGGATGTGCTCCTAATCGCGCTACATGGAACACAATGCTTGCTGTATGCAGTGAGGAGGGGAAGCACAGTTATGTTAATAGGGTCTTAAGGGAAATGAAAAACTGTGGATTTGAGCCTGACAAAGACACATTCAATACATTGATTAGTGCATATGCTCGGTGTGGATCTGAAGTTGATTCTGCAAAAATGTATGGGGAAATGATTAAAGCAGGCTTTACACCATGTGTAACAACTTATAATTCTCTTCTAAATGCCCTTGCTCGGCTAGGCAATTGGAAAGCAGCAGAATCAGTGATTATAGACATGCGGAGTAAGGGCTTCAAGCCTAATGAGACTTCATACTCACTGTTACTCCATTGTTATTCCAAGGCTGGGAATGTCAAGGGGATAGAGGCGATTGAGAAAGAAATTTATGAGGGTCATGTCTTTCCTAGTTGGATTCTTTTGAGAACCCTTGTCCTATCAAACCACAAGTGCAGACACGTTAAGGGAATGGAAAGGGCATTTGATCAATTGCAAAAGTATGGATACAAACCTGATTTGGTTGTCATTAACTCCATGCTTTCCATGTTTTCCCGGAACAAGATGTTTTCGAAAGCCCACGAAATGATGCATtttatccatgaaaatggaTTGCAGCCAAATCTTTTTACCTATAACTGCTTGATGGATTTGTATGTCCGAGAGGATGAGTGTTGGAAAGCAGAAGAAATACTCAAGGGAATTCAAAACTCTGGTCCAGAGCCAGATGCTGTGTCTTATAATACTGTTATCAAGGGGTTTTGTAGAAAAGGGCTAATGCAGGAGGCTATAAGAGTTCTCTCAGAGATGACCACTAAGGGGATTCAACCAACAGTAGTTTCATACAATACTTTCTTGTCAGGCTATGCAGGGATGCAGTTGTTTGATGAAGCAATTGAAGTCATTAGATTTATGATTGAGCACAATTGCAGGCCCAATGAACTAACTTACAAGATTGTAGTTGATGGTTATTGCAAAGCAGGGAAGCATGAGCAAGCGATGGACTTTGTCTCTAAGATTAAGGAGATTGATATCTCTTTTGATGATCGTTCTGTTAAAAGACTAGATTCTTGTATTAGGGAGAGAATGGGGTCTGTTTTGTGA